The genomic interval aaattGGGCCTCTATTGTTGAACATGTCCATTTGTTACCACAATTCCTTTAAGTACTCATGCTACTATAAGTAGTAATGGGCAATTGTGCATTAATTCCAGCGATAAATGGTCCAACaataaggcctggtttagttcctaacttatTCTTTTAACTTACaaattttctatcacatcgaaactttcctacacacaaacttctagtttttccgtcacatcgttccaatttcaatcaaacttttaattttggcgtgaactaaacacaccctaacttgTAATCTTGAATCTCGGTGAACGGATAAAACATTCCTTgtctaagggcctgttcactttgatgctattttcaaccatactattttttttagcaaagttatcaaaaaaaatatctacatttaATTTGTTATCAAATTTAGTCAATAGATAAGAAattctgtcaaaattttaataatattatcatcttgtaaaaattttgatattaccaaaatttagtaaggtatATTTTCGCTATAATCTGAACGGGAAAACATCGTTATCTGATTTCTACTTTAGAGAGAAACCTTGTACGTGCTCGGACGTCGGGACGtgagctcctctctctctctctctcgcgagAAGCAACGAAGAAGATTCATTCAGCGGCCACGTGTAAAAACAGGAGCCTCGAGAAAAATATGCTGGGACCCACCTTCCCACAGCGTCCTGGCCATCCACTCGCGTCCTCCTGAAGCTACCAACGCCGTAGCGCCATCCTGAAGCTACCTACGCCCGTTGCTGGACGTCGTTAGACGAGAATCAGACGGCTGTGATTGCTTCTTCTGACTCGAAGGGACGAGAATCCGACGGCTGTGATTGCTCTTCATTCTCGCAGAGTCGCAGTTCGATGTCCaggaataagttttttttatttttaaataagtccAGGAATACGGTACGTGGTTCCGGAATTTTCCTGGCCTCTCGTCCAGGTCCCAGAGATCCCATTTTCTTTGGGGCTCGCCAGCGTGGCAGCCAAACGGGAGACCATGTGAGCCGATTGATTATTTtttgcattcttttttttctgagcTGGAGGCTCACCGGTAGAGACATCTTGGACGCGAGGTAAATTCAGAAAAGTAGAAAACGATTGAATACAGTAGCTAAGACGAGTAATAGTATCATTTTGGTCATAAGCACGTGTTAGGTAGGATATCCTTTTCTAGTACTGCTCTAGCTCTAAAAAAGAAACTGCTTTGCTGCTTATTTTTGCTCTACTAATAAAGAATGTCAGCGCAGTTTGCATGTGTATATAACATTTTTGGCTAATGGATACAGATAAATGGGAATGGATCACGTTATGACGATTCTATAATGTCTCTTCCATCTAAGGAAACAAAATCGTGTGCTCATATATCAATCATGAAATCATGGAGAATAATCAGACGTTCCTTGATTTTCGAGTTGAGATGTCATTGCATCTAAAGGTGGAGCGTCCTGTAACTACGACGTGCCCATTGATCCGACGACAAGAAAAAATGGAGTATACTtttcctaatacaacgaatctcgATAGGGGTTATATCATCCAGAATCATTATGATCTCTTTTAGATTAGGTTTTttaacgaagggagtataaattaAGTAAATCAAAGTAAAGAGTAAAGATAGTTACTAGATGGTAAAAAGCACATTAGGCCATTCACAACCCAAACCACTATATATATTTTCGATAAACTCtacattattaaaaaactagtactacacactattcttccaatgcaaacaccaatattccatacttaaatttaatgctacttatctcacatgatctcttggatgttgtgtagaaaccatgtctcatgcaagacatggttttcttctctttcctcatttattcacttgccacatcattttttattctaggtggcagcttatttattGCTATGAACAatatcctagtcattgggttaggAATGGCCTTACATTGCCTTTTCGCTCACCATATGATCTCAGAGATTTTGCCGTTGCCATATAATTATGCAATGGAAAAAGCTAtacgtactaactttttcttactaaattcttactaacactgatgtgtcatgctatgagtgTATCTAGGTTTTTTATAACTTGCATCTAgctaaatcaaacggttgagatgattgttgGTAAagatttagtaagaaaaaaattagtatgCGTAGCAGTGCTCTTATGCAATTAAGCGCGATCAGTGGAGCAATTAGCACGCTGCTTCCCCTAATTAACCGTAAAATTCCACATCACCGCGAGGAAATCGTTAgggcccacaaagtcatagaGAAACAGAGACGACTAGACGGAGCAAGATGGAAGTACACAGTCAAATCCCCTCACTTCTGGCGCATTCCGCTCCCGCGAAAATCCCGAAACTGCCCACGCCAGAAGCTTCCGTCAAAAGCGTCACAGCCATCGATCCTTCGATCTTCCACGCGTACGTCCAGATCAAACGCCCCAGTTCCGTAGCAACTGGACCATTTCGCCCCCTCCGtttcctatttatagcctcgcCACCCCGTGACCGGAGAAACCCAAGCAAACCAGCAGCTACTAAGCAAAGCACAACCAAAGCTTAAGCTTCCTCCAAATCCTCACACAAGAACTCGCTCTTCTTAACCCTCCCGGATTTTCTCCGACGAGATCGATGGCTCCTCCCCAGCTTGCCGGCAAGATGACCGCcaaggccgccgcggcggtgaaGCCCGCGACGAGGGCGTACGTGACGTTCCTCGCGGGCGACGGTGACTACTGGAAGGGCGTGGTCGGGCTGGCCAAGGGCCTTCGCAAGGTGGGCTCGGCCTACCCGCTGGTGGTCGCCGTCCTCCCCGACGTGCCGGAGTCCCACCGCCGCATCCTCATCTCCCAGGGCTGCATCGTCCGGGAGATCGAGCCGGTGTACCCGCCGGAGAACCAGACGCAGTTCGCCATGGCCTACTACGTCATCAACTACTCCAAGCTCCGCATCTgggaggtaattaattaatcaatgagCTCGTCATCGCCCATTCTTGATTTGCGCCAGCGAGCGTGCTCACGTGTTTGTGTGGGGTTATTGATCCTGGTTGTTTGCAGTTCGTGGAGTACGAGAGGATGGTGTACCTTGACGCCGACATCCAGGTGTTCGACAACATCGACGAGCTGTTCGAGCTGCCCAAGGGGCACTTCTACGCGGTGATGGACTGCTTCTGCGAGAAGACGTGGAGCCACACCCCGCAGTACCAGATCGGCTACTGCCAGCAGTGCCCCGACAAGGTGGCGTGGCCGACCGCCGAGCtcggcccgccgccggcgctctaCTTCAACGCCGGCATGTTCGTGCACGAGCCCAGCATGGCCACCGCCAAGTCCCTGCTCGACACTCTGCGCGTCACCACGCCCACTCCCTTCGCGGAGCAGGTAAAGACTCGTGCTGGCATAGGCGCCATAAATTAATTCTTGGTTCTAGGCTTCTAGCGTGTCGGATTGGTGCTTACTGTTCTTGGTTTCTCGAAATTGCAGGATTTCCTGAACATGTTCTTCAGGGAGCAGTACAAGCCGATCCCACTGATCTACAACCTTGTCCTGGCCATGCTCTGGAGGCATCCAGAGAACGTCCAGCTCGAGAAGGTCAAGGTCGTGCACTACTGCGCAGCGGTACGTGGATCGTCACCAAACTGACCGATGGCCGCTTGATATATGTTTCGTATGCTCATCTGGATCGGTAATCCAATTGTTGCAGGGATCGAAGCCGTGGAGGTACACGGGCAAGGAGGAGAACATGGATAGGGAGGACATCAAGATGCTGGTCAAGAAGTGGTGGGACGTCTACAACGACGGCAGCCTGGACTTCAAGGGCCTCCCGCccgtcgcggccgccgacgacgccgacgaggtcgaggcggcggccaAGAAGCCGCTGCGCGCCGCGCTGGCGGAGGCCCGCACCGTCAAGTACGTCACGGCGCCATCGGCCGCGTGATCGTACGGCCACTGTCGCTTCCCTCCGGTGCCCGGGcgtccggctccggcggcgtaCCTCTGCATCCCGTATCTTGGTATTTTTTTAGGATGTCCAATTTGGGATCAGTATGTTACTTCTAGTACACTTCACAAATGTAACGAGGCTTGTTTAGAATACGTATGCTGTGGATTTTGTGAATATCTGTTCCTTTTTGAGTCAAAACTCAACCAGTGTGATCTTTGTATTTTGTGCAAATCGATATATTATAGGAAGTTGCAAAAATTACGGCCATCCTTTTGTTCTCTTCTTCTTTGTCACGGGCGTTTGGTGGTACTACCATTCTACCAATAATCTTTGTACTAGCTCTTTGAAAAGGAGTTGCAAGGAcccttgcattttttttcactgtCGGTGAGGGCGattaaggccccgtttagtttaaaaaaaatttcttaaaaacatcacatcaaatcttaaatttttttccctaaaaatatcacatcgaaaacatcacatcgaatcttacatgcatggagcattaaatatcttaaaatttttttcctaaaaacatcacatcgaaaacatcacatcgaatgtgtCAATcgaaaacatcacatcgaatctttgacacatgcatggagcattaaatataaataaaaacaaaagctaATTACATATTATGGAGGAAATTGTGAGACgcgacacatgtatggagcattaaatataaataaaaacaaaagctaattacacattatggaggaaattgcgagacgaatctgaGCATAATTAGCTTATAATTAGTTATAAGTGCTATattaacccacatgtgctaatgatggattaattagacagAAGATTCGTCTCGTTGTTTTCAGACGAAGTTTTCTTATTCGTGTTCAGACGAAGTTTTCTTATTCGTGTTCAGAAATATCAAAGGTCCGTTTTCTTTTCCTCGACGTTTCTGGATGGTTCGCGTGTAGTACTATACATTTGCGTGACCCGAGTTGACCCTTTCTCTTGCTCAATCTGTCGATGTCGCAGGGAAAAACTTTCCCCAACGCGGGCCTGTCGTTGCTCGTCGAGCCAAATTTCTGTATACGCAATCGCATTTGCGTATTTGCCAATTGCGATTTGCATGGGCCTCCTAATTCATCAGGTCAGTTTTCGGTCGGGGCCTCTGGGGCAAGTGGTACATACATTGTACGGTGCAGGCGCCGTGTCGCTGTGACAAATTTTGTAACCTTGGAGAGTCGTaaccaagaaaaaggaaaaaaataccaCCACCTACACAtcgacatcgccaacacacaatCCTAGGAGAAGGCTAGCATCGGATCGACCGCAGATAAACCTGACCGAccgccactagaccaacaaagggacACAGACGAGATCGCTCTCTA from Oryza glaberrima chromosome 3, OglaRS2, whole genome shotgun sequence carries:
- the LOC127765212 gene encoding galactinol synthase 2-like — encoded protein: MAPPQLAGKMTAKAAAAVKPATRAYVTFLAGDGDYWKGVVGLAKGLRKVGSAYPLVVAVLPDVPESHRRILISQGCIVREIEPVYPPENQTQFAMAYYVINYSKLRIWEFVEYERMVYLDADIQVFDNIDELFELPKGHFYAVMDCFCEKTWSHTPQYQIGYCQQCPDKVAWPTAELGPPPALYFNAGMFVHEPSMATAKSLLDTLRVTTPTPFAEQDFLNMFFREQYKPIPLIYNLVLAMLWRHPENVQLEKVKVVHYCAAGSKPWRYTGKEENMDREDIKMLVKKWWDVYNDGSLDFKGLPPVAAADDADEVEAAAKKPLRAALAEARTVKYVTAPSAA